A part of Bacillus thuringiensis genomic DNA contains:
- a CDS encoding EAL domain-containing protein — protein sequence MIDALDVMSNLDKVLPYYQAIFSADEHTVIGYEVVGRIQTEEGIQSLASFFHDDSIPSEFQLEADNIIVEKALNRYLESDQKLLLFIHRNANVLMNDDDESLLQLLLMYEEQGLNLKHIVLEITEHECKEDIEQFNHLLMYYRTYGIQISINKVGTGTSNLERISVLAPDILKVDLTNLRQTALLQSYQDILYSLSLLARRIGATLLYEEIDAFYQLQYAWKNGGRYYQGNYLKECLPDFIETNVLKERLGNECHQFIQHEKKKLQKIYNLTEMLRDRIGDVLAKQKKNEDINDWLLQFSQSVSQYSFRIFICNEDGFQQSGNVMKKDGEWIVMPEYYMKNWSWRPYFLENIMKMRFENKARLSDLYADIETGEMVRTFSFPIDDENFLFIDLSYEYLYEEDVLF from the coding sequence TTGATAGATGCATTAGATGTAATGAGTAACTTGGATAAAGTCCTTCCTTATTATCAAGCTATTTTTAGTGCTGATGAGCATACTGTAATTGGATATGAAGTAGTAGGACGTATTCAAACAGAAGAGGGCATACAAAGTTTAGCTTCTTTCTTTCATGATGATTCTATTCCAAGTGAGTTTCAACTGGAAGCGGATAACATTATAGTAGAAAAAGCTTTAAATCGTTATTTAGAAAGTGATCAAAAACTATTATTATTTATCCATCGGAATGCTAACGTATTAATGAACGATGATGATGAAAGTTTACTTCAACTTTTATTGATGTATGAAGAGCAAGGTTTAAATTTGAAACACATTGTTTTAGAAATTACAGAGCATGAGTGTAAAGAAGATATAGAGCAATTTAATCATTTGCTTATGTATTATCGTACATATGGTATTCAAATTTCGATTAATAAAGTCGGAACGGGTACAAGTAATTTAGAACGTATTAGCGTGTTAGCACCAGATATTTTAAAAGTAGATTTAACAAACTTAAGACAAACTGCACTTTTACAATCTTATCAAGATATTTTATATTCTTTATCATTACTTGCTAGAAGAATTGGTGCGACATTGTTATATGAAGAAATAGATGCTTTTTATCAACTACAATATGCTTGGAAAAACGGTGGTAGATATTATCAAGGGAATTATTTGAAAGAGTGCTTACCTGATTTTATTGAAACGAACGTTTTGAAAGAACGACTTGGTAATGAGTGTCATCAATTTATTCAACATGAAAAGAAGAAATTACAAAAAATTTATAATTTAACCGAAATGTTACGTGATCGAATTGGTGATGTTCTAGCCAAACAGAAGAAGAATGAAGATATAAATGATTGGTTATTACAATTTAGCCAAAGTGTATCACAGTATAGTTTCCGCATATTTATTTGTAACGAAGATGGTTTCCAGCAATCAGGAAACGTTATGAAAAAAGATGGGGAATGGATTGTGATGCCTGAGTATTATATGAAGAACTGGAGTTGGCGTCCGTATTTTCTAGAAAATATTATGAAAATGCGTTTTGAGAATAAGGCAAGACTTTCAGATTTATATGCTGATATTGAAACCGGTGAGATGGTACGAACATTTTCTTTCCCAATTGATGATGAAAACTTTTTATTTATAGATTTATCGTATGAATATTTATATGAAGAAGATGTTTTATTTTAA
- a CDS encoding glutaredoxin family protein gives MKKIEVYTQPDCPPCVIVKNFLKHNNIVYEEFDVKKDAAARNRLLYDYDSYSTPTVVIDGEVVAGFQIEKLQQLLNIE, from the coding sequence ATGAAAAAAATTGAGGTTTACACACAACCTGATTGTCCGCCATGTGTCATTGTGAAAAATTTTTTAAAGCATAATAACATTGTATATGAAGAATTTGACGTAAAAAAAGACGCTGCTGCACGCAATCGTCTTTTATATGACTATGATTCGTATTCAACTCCAACAGTTGTAATTGATGGAGAAGTTGTTGCTGGTTTTCAAATTGAAAAATTACAACAGCTACTCAATATTGAATAA
- the abbA gene encoding antirepressor AbbA, giving the protein MKREFVLTEEEESLLLDILFQQNYASEILAVELTDIENGLKQTDVTQYKKITRLFYRLKNKGY; this is encoded by the coding sequence ATGAAAAGGGAATTTGTTTTAACGGAAGAAGAAGAGAGTTTGTTACTAGATATTCTATTTCAGCAAAATTATGCGAGTGAAATTTTAGCTGTGGAACTTACAGATATTGAGAATGGTTTAAAACAGACAGATGTGACGCAATATAAAAAAATCACAAGGTTATTTTACAGATTAAAAAATAAAGGGTATTAA
- a CDS encoding LysR family transcriptional regulator, which translates to MEAKERGRKLQIDDFQMMVVLAQESNMRKAAERLFVSQPALSQRLQSMEKQWGMKFFIRSQKGLTITPEGEKVANYAKEMLQKEEDIKSELAVFRTETHGTLKIAVASVIGQYWLPPVLKKFVHKYPSVKISLFTGWSSEVQKQFYEGDVHVAILRGTQEYKGQKQQLFEDELYLVDKEIKDISMLKETNRPFIQFKSDSTYYGQIQNWWYGLFSNPPKRTIVVDQIETCKQLVLNGIGYALLPSTVLKEVQENMYKTPVQLTRETWLLTSESARQLKQVRAFLEIIEEIQMEK; encoded by the coding sequence ATGGAAGCTAAGGAAAGAGGGAGAAAGTTGCAAATTGATGATTTTCAAATGATGGTTGTGTTAGCTCAGGAATCAAATATGAGAAAAGCGGCGGAACGTTTATTTGTTTCACAACCTGCGCTTAGTCAACGATTACAATCTATGGAGAAACAATGGGGAATGAAGTTTTTTATTCGCTCACAAAAAGGATTGACAATTACACCTGAAGGGGAAAAAGTCGCAAATTATGCAAAAGAAATGCTACAAAAGGAAGAGGATATTAAAAGTGAGCTAGCTGTTTTTAGAACGGAAACTCACGGAACGTTAAAAATAGCTGTTGCATCAGTTATTGGTCAATATTGGCTTCCTCCTGTTTTGAAGAAGTTTGTACATAAATACCCTTCTGTGAAAATATCGCTGTTTACTGGCTGGAGCAGTGAAGTGCAAAAGCAATTTTATGAAGGAGACGTTCATGTTGCTATATTGAGAGGCACACAAGAATATAAAGGTCAGAAACAACAATTATTTGAAGATGAACTTTATTTAGTGGATAAAGAAATAAAAGATATTTCGATGTTAAAAGAAACAAATAGACCATTTATTCAATTTAAAAGTGATTCGACTTATTATGGACAAATACAAAATTGGTGGTATGGTTTATTTTCTAATCCACCTAAGAGAACAATTGTCGTTGATCAAATTGAGACTTGTAAACAACTCGTTTTAAATGGTATAGGTTATGCTCTTTTACCTTCTACTGTTTTAAAAGAAGTACAGGAAAATATGTATAAAACACCTGTTCAATTAACGAGAGAAACATGGTTATTGACGAGTGAATCCGCTAGACAATTAAAGCAAGTACGGGCATTTTTAGAAATTATAGAAGAAATTCAAATGGAAAAATAG
- a CDS encoding YkuJ family protein: MSLLQGILTRLVSLQEQAESGEVAQRYFEVNGERKCSVKFFDKSEMYELEVYQQGEKPQVYQFDNIDMVAIEIYDIIS, encoded by the coding sequence ATGTCTCTACTCCAAGGAATTTTAACTCGACTTGTTAGTCTACAAGAACAAGCTGAAAGCGGTGAAGTAGCACAACGCTATTTTGAAGTGAACGGTGAGCGCAAATGTAGCGTGAAATTTTTCGATAAAAGTGAAATGTATGAGTTAGAAGTGTATCAACAAGGTGAAAAACCTCAAGTGTATCAATTCGATAATATCGACATGGTTGCAATTGAGATTTACGATATCATTTCTTGA
- a CDS encoding ribonuclease H-like YkuK family protein: MAGEHTFYNVSERHLNFDMVFSRICSFIEKDPRNLYRLSIGTDSQAHQKDTRFITAIHIHRVGKGAWGCLHHKSVKDKPATLREKIYLETQFSQEIACLFTPKHIQTIWDLLHPYAQDGAGFIMEIHLDIGNDGLTKEFILDMTAKIQAMGLTAKIKPDAYAAFSYANRYTK; encoded by the coding sequence GTGGCCGGTGAACATACATTTTATAATGTTTCAGAGAGACATTTAAATTTTGATATGGTCTTTAGCCGTATTTGTAGTTTCATTGAAAAGGATCCACGAAATTTATATCGCTTATCCATTGGGACAGACTCACAAGCACATCAAAAGGATACGAGGTTTATTACGGCAATTCATATTCATCGCGTTGGAAAAGGTGCCTGGGGGTGTTTACACCATAAATCAGTGAAAGATAAGCCAGCAACTTTACGTGAGAAAATATATTTAGAAACGCAGTTTAGCCAAGAGATTGCATGCCTATTTACTCCAAAACATATACAAACAATATGGGATTTATTGCATCCATATGCTCAAGATGGGGCTGGATTTATAATGGAAATTCACTTGGATATCGGAAATGATGGTTTAACAAAAGAATTTATTCTAGATATGACAGCGAAAATTCAAGCGATGGGATTAACTGCAAAAATTAAGCCAGATGCTTATGCGGCGTTTAGTTATGCGAATCGATATACGAAATAA
- the fadH gene encoding 2,4-dienoyl-CoA reductase: MKEKVVIITGGSSGMGKGMATRFAKEGARVVITGRTKEKLEETKLEIEQFPGQVLPVQMDVRNTDDIQKMIEQIDEKFGRIDVLINNAAGNFICPAEDLSVNGWNSVINIVLNGTFYCSHAVGKYWIEKGIKGNIINMVATYAWDAGPGVIHSAAAKAGVLAMTKTLAVEWGRKYGIRVNAIAPGPIERTGGADKLWISEEMAKRTIQSVPLGRLGTPEEIAGLAYYLCSDEAAYINGTCMTMDGGQHLHQYPF; this comes from the coding sequence GTGAAAGAGAAGGTAGTTATTATAACAGGTGGATCAAGTGGAATGGGAAAAGGAATGGCGACTCGTTTTGCAAAAGAAGGGGCACGAGTTGTTATTACAGGACGTACAAAGGAAAAACTAGAGGAAACAAAGTTGGAAATTGAACAATTTCCAGGGCAAGTATTACCTGTACAAATGGATGTAAGGAATACGGATGATATTCAGAAAATGATTGAACAGATTGATGAGAAGTTTGGTCGAATTGATGTTTTAATAAATAATGCAGCTGGAAACTTTATTTGTCCGGCAGAAGATTTATCCGTGAATGGCTGGAATTCAGTCATTAATATTGTGTTAAACGGTACATTTTACTGTAGCCATGCTGTCGGAAAATATTGGATTGAAAAAGGTATAAAAGGGAATATCATTAACATGGTAGCAACATATGCATGGGATGCAGGCCCAGGGGTTATCCATTCGGCAGCAGCTAAAGCCGGTGTATTAGCGATGACAAAAACTCTTGCTGTTGAGTGGGGACGTAAATATGGAATACGAGTTAACGCTATCGCACCAGGACCAATTGAACGTACGGGCGGTGCTGATAAATTATGGATTTCAGAAGAAATGGCTAAGCGTACGATACAAAGTGTTCCGCTTGGAAGGCTAGGTACGCCAGAAGAAATCGCAGGTCTAGCTTATTATTTATGTTCAGATGAAGCTGCGTACATAAATGGGACTTGCATGACAATGGATGGAGGACAACATTTACATCAATATCCATTTTAA
- a CDS encoding metallophosphoesterase — MKKITRRDFLKVGMRTCLYSFITTSIGYYYAKYIEPHLLSFTEHTLTSQLIPKSFHGMKILQFSDLHLGYYFSLQHLSQIVSKINAVKPDIVLFTGDLIDNYQTYTDTPFVSSILKNIQAPFGKFSIYGNHDHGGYGTEYYEHIMRESGFELLLNSEKRIRLLDNSEISIFGLDDILLGKPKIDETLQYARQNTYNIVLVHEPDIAPKIAKYPVNLQLSGHSHGGQVQIPFVGAIITPSLAKNYVEGFYTIQDLALYVNRGLGRTRVPFRFMSKPEITIFTLQHS; from the coding sequence ATGAAGAAAATTACTAGAAGAGATTTTTTAAAAGTTGGCATGCGCACTTGTCTATATTCATTTATAACCACTAGCATCGGATACTATTACGCTAAATATATTGAGCCTCATTTACTCTCTTTTACAGAGCATACACTTACATCACAACTCATACCAAAAAGTTTTCATGGTATGAAGATTCTTCAATTTAGTGATTTACATCTCGGATACTATTTCTCTCTCCAACATTTATCTCAAATCGTTTCTAAAATTAATGCTGTAAAACCCGACATTGTTCTTTTTACTGGTGATCTCATTGATAATTATCAAACATATACTGACACTCCTTTCGTTTCATCCATTTTAAAAAATATACAAGCACCCTTCGGTAAATTTTCTATTTATGGTAACCATGATCACGGCGGATATGGAACGGAATACTACGAACACATCATGCGCGAATCCGGATTTGAACTATTATTAAATAGCGAAAAGAGAATTCGTCTACTGGATAATAGTGAAATTTCAATTTTCGGTCTTGATGATATACTACTAGGCAAACCCAAAATAGACGAGACACTACAGTACGCGAGGCAAAACACTTATAATATTGTTCTTGTTCACGAGCCAGATATTGCACCCAAAATTGCTAAATATCCTGTTAACTTACAACTTTCTGGTCACAGCCATGGCGGACAAGTACAAATTCCTTTTGTAGGCGCTATTATTACCCCATCACTTGCTAAAAACTATGTTGAAGGCTTCTATACGATTCAAGACTTAGCTCTCTATGTCAATCGAGGCCTTGGAAGAACACGTGTCCCATTCCGATTTATGTCAAAACCTGAAATTACGATTTTCACGCTCCAACATTCGTAA
- the cbpB gene encoding cyclic-di-AMP-binding protein CbpB has protein sequence MISIPKDEFQQIFVKDLMISSEKVAHVQMGNGLEHALLVLVKSGYSAIPVLDPMYKLHGLISTAMILDGMLGLERIEFERLDEMKVEQVMKEDIPVLKLEDSFAKALEMTIDHPFICAVNEEGYFEGILTRRAILKLLNKKVRQHNR, from the coding sequence ATGATTAGTATTCCAAAAGACGAGTTTCAACAAATTTTTGTGAAAGATTTAATGATTTCATCAGAAAAAGTAGCACATGTCCAAATGGGGAATGGTTTAGAGCATGCTTTACTCGTTCTTGTGAAATCTGGATATTCGGCGATACCTGTTTTGGACCCGATGTATAAATTGCATGGGTTAATTAGTACTGCTATGATTTTAGACGGTATGTTAGGGCTAGAACGCATTGAGTTTGAAAGACTTGACGAAATGAAAGTAGAACAGGTGATGAAGGAAGACATTCCGGTTCTTAAGTTAGAAGATTCGTTTGCAAAAGCTTTAGAAATGACAATTGATCATCCTTTTATTTGCGCTGTTAATGAAGAGGGATATTTTGAGGGGATTTTAACACGTCGAGCTATTTTAAAATTGTTGAATAAAAAAGTAAGGCAACATAATCGTTAA
- a CDS encoding DUF3993 domain-containing protein, whose amino-acid sequence MRKYGIWLVLFVCVAFLVGYSVTTVLGKEEVKVDRKEVFTTIQKGYETQFSIRGKHLPMNKMIETLSPYFTENFLQVFTDENSRSDKQSGEYLLPAKEAPFSFHSETKMSYDEEHKILYVYERAKSGQYQIVTLQRDQGKWKLAGYHESQELLTEIKRLQQL is encoded by the coding sequence ATGAGGAAATATGGAATATGGTTAGTTCTATTTGTATGCGTTGCCTTTCTAGTTGGTTATAGTGTCACAACTGTTTTAGGAAAAGAGGAAGTGAAAGTCGATCGGAAAGAAGTGTTTACAACGATACAAAAGGGCTATGAAACCCAATTTTCAATTCGTGGGAAGCATTTGCCGATGAATAAGATGATAGAAACGTTATCACCATATTTTACAGAGAATTTCCTTCAAGTATTTACAGATGAAAATAGTAGAAGTGATAAACAAAGTGGTGAATATTTACTTCCAGCAAAAGAAGCGCCGTTTTCTTTTCATTCAGAAACGAAAATGTCATATGATGAAGAGCATAAAATTTTATATGTATATGAGCGGGCAAAAAGTGGACAATATCAAATTGTAACATTGCAAAGAGATCAAGGGAAATGGAAATTGGCCGGATATCATGAAAGTCAAGAACTTTTAACTGAAATAAAAAGATTACAACAATTATAA
- the dapD gene encoding 2,3,4,5-tetrahydropyridine-2,6-dicarboxylate N-acetyltransferase, translated as MKMMDANEIISFIQKSEKKTPVKVYIKGDLKEVTFPETVQAFVNKKSGVLFGEWSDIKTILDENSKHIVDYVVENDRRNSAIPMLDLKGIKARIEPGAIIRDHVEIGDNAVIMMNATINIGAVIGEGTMIDMNAVLGGRATVGKNCHVGAGAVLAGVIEPPSAKPVIVEDDVVIGANVVVLEGVTVGKGAVVAAGAVVTEDVPPYTVVAGTPARVIKEIDEKTKAKTEIKQELRQLNPEK; from the coding sequence ATGAAAATGATGGACGCTAACGAAATTATTTCGTTTATTCAAAAAAGTGAAAAGAAAACTCCTGTAAAGGTATACATAAAAGGGGATTTAAAAGAAGTAACATTCCCTGAAACAGTACAAGCATTTGTAAATAAAAAGTCTGGTGTATTATTTGGAGAATGGTCTGATATTAAGACAATTCTTGATGAAAATAGCAAGCACATTGTTGATTACGTTGTTGAAAATGACCGTCGTAATTCTGCGATTCCAATGCTTGATTTAAAAGGTATTAAAGCTCGTATTGAGCCAGGCGCGATTATTCGTGACCACGTTGAAATCGGCGACAACGCTGTTATTATGATGAATGCAACAATTAATATCGGTGCTGTAATTGGTGAAGGTACTATGATTGACATGAATGCGGTACTTGGTGGACGTGCAACAGTTGGTAAGAACTGTCACGTAGGTGCGGGTGCAGTACTTGCAGGTGTTATTGAGCCACCTTCAGCAAAACCAGTTATCGTTGAAGATGATGTTGTAATTGGTGCTAACGTAGTTGTGTTAGAGGGAGTTACAGTAGGTAAGGGTGCAGTTGTAGCAGCAGGAGCTGTTGTAACAGAAGATGTACCTCCATATACAGTTGTTGCGGGTACTCCAGCACGTGTAATTAAAGAGATTGATGAGAAGACAAAAGCAAAAACTGAAATTAAACAAGAGCTTCGTCAATTAAACCCAGAGAAATAA
- a CDS encoding N-acetyldiaminopimelate deacetylase: protein MAVNKFVQIRRDLHKIPEIGFKEWKTQQYILDYIGTLSNEYVEVKVWKTGVIVKVNGKNPEKIIGYRADIDGLPITEETGYEFASIHEGMMHACGHDLHTTIGLGLLTAAVTERIDDHLVFLFQPAEEGPGGALPMLESEELKEWKPNIILGLHIAPEYAVGTIATKEGLLFANTSELYVDLKGKGGHAAYPHTANDMIVAASHLVTQLQSVISRNVNPLDSAVITIGKITGGTVQNIIAEKSRLEGTIRTLSVESMSRVKSRIEAIVAGIEASFQCEAAIDYGAMYHQVYNHEALTREFMQFVSEQTDMNVITCTEAMTGEDFGYMLQEIPGFMFWLGVNSEYGLHHAKLKPDEEAIEKAIAFLDQYVKWKGTRK from the coding sequence ATGGCAGTAAACAAATTCGTTCAAATTCGTAGAGACTTACACAAAATACCGGAAATTGGATTTAAAGAGTGGAAAACACAACAGTATATTTTAGATTACATAGGAACGCTTTCGAATGAATATGTGGAAGTGAAAGTATGGAAAACGGGTGTCATTGTTAAAGTAAATGGAAAGAATCCAGAAAAAATTATCGGTTATCGCGCAGATATAGACGGTTTACCAATTACCGAAGAAACTGGATATGAGTTTGCTTCTATTCATGAAGGAATGATGCATGCATGTGGGCACGATTTGCATACAACAATCGGTTTAGGCCTTCTAACAGCAGCTGTAACAGAAAGAATAGATGATCACCTTGTGTTTCTATTCCAACCAGCTGAAGAAGGTCCAGGAGGGGCTCTTCCTATGTTAGAGAGTGAAGAGTTAAAAGAATGGAAGCCGAATATAATTCTTGGTCTTCATATTGCACCTGAATACGCTGTAGGAACAATTGCAACAAAAGAGGGACTATTATTTGCGAATACATCAGAGTTATATGTTGATTTAAAAGGGAAAGGTGGACATGCAGCCTACCCGCATACTGCAAATGATATGATTGTTGCAGCAAGTCACCTTGTTACACAACTTCAATCCGTTATTAGTCGTAATGTGAATCCTCTTGATAGTGCAGTAATTACAATCGGAAAAATAACAGGTGGTACAGTTCAAAATATCATAGCAGAAAAGTCTCGGTTAGAAGGAACGATCCGAACGTTATCAGTGGAATCAATGAGTCGTGTTAAAAGTAGAATTGAGGCAATTGTTGCAGGTATAGAAGCTTCCTTTCAATGTGAAGCAGCCATTGACTACGGGGCGATGTACCATCAAGTATATAACCATGAAGCATTAACGAGAGAGTTTATGCAGTTTGTAAGTGAACAAACTGATATGAATGTAATTACATGTACTGAGGCAATGACAGGGGAAGATTTTGGTTATATGCTTCAAGAGATTCCTGGATTTATGTTTTGGCTTGGGGTAAATTCAGAATATGGTTTACACCACGCAAAATTAAAACCAGATGAAGAGGCTATTGAGAAAGCTATCGCATTTTTAGATCAATATGTGAAGTGGAAAGGAACTAGAAAGTAA